CGTTGACTTTGCGCAAAGGCTTGCGCAATGCGCGATGCCTCGGTTTTGTAGGTGCGCAACCCATTAGACAGTGTACCAACGGGAGCAAAATAGGCTTGAGAAAAACCGTGCAAGGGATGTTTAATCGGGCTAATATCGAGCGTATCCAATAACTCACTAACCACCACAGAGGGTGCCAAGTCGGCATTCGTTTTAATCGATTGACCGATGTAACTAATATAAAGCCGATGGCGTGCCGATAAGAGCGCATCCAGAAACTGATAACGGTCATCACGTCGGGCCGAACGGTCGCCTTGACGGAATTGACCGGCTAGACCCATTAAATCGAAACTCGGATGGCGGTCGATCTTCGGAAAGTCGCCATCGTTAAGCCCCAAAATCGCAATCACTTTAAACGGGATTGAGCGCATTGGCAGCATCGAGCAGAAGGTCAATTGGCCGGCTAAGAAACCTTGTGAGGTTTTGTGTTCGCCAGCGGCTAGATCCAGCCAACGCACAATCACGCTTAATGGGTAACTGGCATCGCTTGGCATCTCCGCGAGTTTTTGTATCATTTCCCGCAGTGGCGTCAGCTGGTTATAAGCGTTGTCTTGCAAGGTTTTGTCGATGAGATTGAGCAAGAGTTTTGACCAGGCCTGCACGGTTAAGGGTTTTGCACAGCGTTCGGCATAGTCAAATAACACCTCGCGCACAAACGCATCTAAGCCCCCCAGGGCTTGGGCGGCAGAGCCCTCGATTTCAATGCCGGTGCCTTGTTTCACATAGCCCCACATCATTTGTGCTAAACCGGCGTGCCAGGTGTTTTGTTCTAAAGCGGGCAGTTGCAGTTGGGCACGATGTTCGGCATTACGGCCCCAGCGAATGTGCGTATCGGCCACCCAGCGCCGAATAGAGCTAAGGCTACTGGCATCTAAATCAAAACAAGGATAGACCGATTCGCGTTCTAAAATGTCCAGCACACTGTGCCATTCAAACCGACTTGAGAGCAGGTTGAGTAGATTAATCAGCGTGTCGAGCAATTCATTGGAGGAGCGCAAACTACGGTCGGCAATGGCATAACGAAATGGCAGCTGTGAGGTCGCGGTATCTGTGGTCGCGGTATTGTTATCAAAAACCGCGGAAATAAAAGGTTCGTACACCGAAATATCCGGCGCCATCACCAAAATATCCCGCAATTCCAGGCTCGGGTCTTCATCAAGTTGCTTTAGAAGGGCATCCTTTAGCACCTCCAGCTCACGCATGGGACTGTGACAACTGACCAGCTGAATCGAGTCGTCTGTAACCGGGATCTTGCCATTTAATTGGCCGTTCAATAAACTGTTTTGCAATGAGGTTAAGGCGGTAGGTGCGGTGGCTGGCGAGCTTTCATCACCAAAAGCTTCAAAGCTATCAAATTCCCAATCGAGTTCACCGCGTTCTAAAATCATCTGTTGGAACTCACGGCCTTGCTGTCCGAGTAACGACAACAACGGGTGATTAATCTCGCCAATCTGCGCTAGTTGCTCGGGCTGAAGCCGCTCAATACGCATTTGCTTGCCAGAACGAATATCACCCCAATAGTGTTCGCAAGGTTGCATTAAATAGAGATGCACCTGGGTATGACGAGCCAGGGCATGCAGAAAATCCAATAACAACGGCGGCATGGTGGTTAAACCGAACACCGAAATGCGTTCGGGTAGCGCAAAGGCCGCCGTATCACCTGCAGGCGCTTGTTTTAGGCGCTCAATCACCTGTAACCAGGCCTTGCCACGATGGGGTTGGTCGGTATCGGCGATTAAATCCAACCACAAACGGCGCTGCCAAATTTCCGTAGGGTGGGTGGTGGCGGTTTGATTTTTTTGCCAGCTGGCCAGCAAATCTGGTCGCATCAATTGGTATTGGTCAAAGACTTGGGCGAGTTGTTGGGCTAATCCAAAGCGTTTTATCGCCAGTTGATCACCTTGTAAATACGACTGCAACGGCTGTAAATCGGCATGGCTTAAATCCTGTAAGCGGGCATCGAGGCGCCAGATTAATTGTTCGCGCTCAAAAAACTGGCTGTCTAAATTCGAGTCAATCGCTTGTGCAATTTGATTATAAAACTTGCCCGGAAACAAAAAGTCCACATTGGCACACACGCCAAACGCATCGGCAATCCGTTGCGACAACCAACGTTCCATACCCTGCGACTGAATCAAAAACACCTCACGCGCAAACGGAGTTGACAAGGGTTGCAGTTCAAACACCTTGTTGAGGTGGGCTAGCAGGTTTTCCGTTTTATTTGAGGTGTGTAATGTGAACATAATGGGCCTTTGGGTCTTAACAATACGGCAGGACTTATCCCTAAAAAGTCTATTTTATAGTCTTGATATTATTTAGCTAGATGCTAGCAAGATTGTGGCGACAGGAGGTGTCGTGTTGCATGGGATTACGACGGCCAGCAGCCGCCGTGATGTTGCGAGAAGTTAAGACGCTTGTGCCACCACTAGGGTGTTTTCAAGCAGGGTAGCAATGGTCATGGGCCCTACACCACCGGGTACCGGTGTGATCCAACTAGCGCGTGCTTTTGCAGACTCAAACTCAACATCACCACATAACCTGCCGTTGTCCAAGCGGTTAATGCCCACATCAATCACAATGGCGCCGGGTTTAATCCAGTCACCCTTAACCATGTTGGGAATGCCAACGCCTACTACCACCAGATCCGCCTCAGCAATTTTTGCTGGTAAATCCTTCGTCGCACTGTGGCAAATCGTCACGGTCGCACGGGCATTCAATAACTCGAGTGCCATCGGTACGCCCACAATGTTCGATGCCCCAACAACCACGGCATTTAAGCCGCGCAATTCAATACCAGTCTTCGCTAACATGGTCATAACGCCATGTGGTGTGCACGGCGCGAGTTTGGGCATGCGGGTTGCTAAACGTCCTACGTTGTATGGGTGAAAGCCATCCACATCTTTCGCCGGGCTAATACGTTCAATCACGGTTTCGGGGTTAATGTGATCGGGAAGGGGGAGTTGTACTAGAATGCCATGCACTTCAGGGTTGGCATTAAGTTCATCAATCAACGCTAATAAATCAACCTGGGTTGTGGTCGCCGGCAGGTCATAAGCAAAGTCGGCAAAGCCCACTTCTTTACAGGCGTTTTTCTTATTGCGCACATACACTTGTGATGCTGGGTTTTCGCCGACTAGGATCACCGCCAGGCCTGGTGGCAGTTGATCCTGCTCAATACGTTCATCAACCTGTGCTTTAATGGCAGCACGTACCTCGGCCGCAATAGCCTTACCATCTAAAATGTTTGCAGACATTGTCCGAAAAACTCCTTCAAATTAACCTGCTGATAATCATAACCGAAATATTACAAAATGAATGTAAAAAAAGCATTAGGGCTAGTTGACAGCATTCGGAGTGCTCTATACAATACGCGCATCTTTTGACGGATACAAACGGGTTAGAAACCTAAGTCATTGGACGTTATCGGAGTGTGGCGCAGCCTGGCTAGCGCATCTGCTTTGGGTGCAGAGGGTCGGGGGTTCGAATCCCTCCACTCCGACCATATTTCGTTTGTTAAAGCTACTTTAATAAACAACCCAGGTTCGAATGAGCGCCCATAGCTCAACTGGATAGAGCATCGCCCTTCTAAGGCGAGGGTTGCAGGTTCGAGTCCTGCTGGGCGTACCATTTAAACGCCTTACATTATGGTGACCGTAGCTCAGTTGGTAGAGCCCAGGATTGTGATTCCTGTTGTCGCGGGTTCGATCCCCGTCGGCCACCCCATTTTCCCCCAGTCACACAAAACATCTCTTAACGACAAAATTTGTCGCAACAATCTTCCTGTATTTTGACAATAACACCCTTGGTGATTATGTTGAGTATATTTACGTTAAGATACTCATACCCTATGACAAATCTCACTAACCTAGGTCGTAAAGACCAAGACGGTCGCCAAGTCCGCATTGAACACCGTACCCGCTATACCCGTGCCAGTCGCACCGGTGGCGTATCCTTGCGCGCACAAACTAAAGCGGCAGGCCTTAATATTACTGGCAACACCAAGCACGGCTTACGTGTTTCTCGACGTGTGGCCAAAGGCACTCAAGTCGCGATGCAAAATGGACGGTTAGTCGTACGCGGGCGCTATGGCAAAGGTCCCAACAAGCTCAATTTGTCTAAAACCGGCGTAACGGTCTCCACCAAAAACAAGCTCGGTACTTTTAATTGGATCAAACCCAACCGCTCATCCGCTAAACTGTTTGGCGTACAAGTGCGGGGTAAAAAAGCCGCGCAATTGCAAATGGCGTATGGCGTTGCGATGTTGCTCTATCACACCATGCTGTTTGCGGCTAATCTGCTGATTTTAGTGGTGAACCTTGCCGTATATCTGCTCAAGGCGACCTGGACAGGTCTGGTGCAACTGAGCGGCTTTTTACAAAGCCTGCCCGCACGCTTAGAGCAACGCCAACGCCATCAGCAAAGTCGCCAACTAGAGCAACGCATTACCCAACTTGCCCCACAGATTCATGAACAGATAGGCCAGTGGTTGCCTGTGCAACAGCAAGCCGCACTGCTTTGGATTATTTTGGCCTGGGGGCGCGGTGAATCAGAATTGGCCGCCATAGCTGACAGCCTGCAAACGCTTAAAGCCGATGCCGACGCGGCAATTTTACATCCCGCCCTAACAGTCATTGATCAGGTGTACGAAGCTACTAATGCCATTACCCAAGACTTTGACCCCCAAAAACCACTGAAAGACGAACTGGCTTTAGCAGGCCTGCTAGCCCAACAGCTAAACGCACCTAGCAGTCAATTGGATTATGTTGAATGGCTGCTTACCCTAGACGAACAGCTTGTTGCTAACGGCATAACCCCCCTACAACAACGGCTACTTGATGTGGTGATGGATTTTGCAGACATCGGGTTAGTAGCCCCTAATACTTAATGAGTAAACCGCTTACGGCGAAAGTTTTAAGCTAACAGAATAGATTAGTGGCAAAACACCAAATAAAGCAGAGGTTAGCAAACTGTTATTGTCATTGACGCCAGTGTCATGAACAACACAACCGACTCAAAGATTTGGTGGCGCAAGGTGATTTGAAAGAAGGTTTGGCCTTGCTAGATCAGCAGGCCTGGTTGAATGAACATGATGTGCCGTTGGTTAAGTGTTGGCGGTAGCATTTGGGTATGCCCAAGCGGAATTGACATTGGCCTCCGGTGACCAACAACTCGCGATCGCACGAATTGAATCCAGTATCGATTACACCCCACGCAAAACCACACTTGAAAAGCTCGCCAAAGCCATGTGCATTACGCTCGATCAATTGTTGGTGGAATGAAAAGCAGCCGGATGTTCACTTATATCCGAAATTAGGTGTTTAAAATTGTCTAATTTAAGGTATTATTTAACCCCTAAAAAGATAAAATATAAACCAATTTACTAGATTGGTTTAAATAAAATTAATTATATGGATTATGGATACCGAAAAAATAACTAAAATAAACCATCTTATCGGCTCACAGCCTTTGGGTATTGTGTTGACCTCCGCATGGTTAAAAGAGCAAGGTTATAGCCTTGATCTTCAAAAGCAATATCGAAAAAGCAGGTGGCTTGATTCAATTAGCACTGGCGCAATGATTCGTCACGGCGATCAAGTCGATTATCTGGGTGGCGTGTTTGCCTTGCAAAACCAATTGGGGTTATCCGTTCACCCAGGTGCGAAAACCGCTTTAAATCTTCAAGGTAAGGCGCATTATCTTGAATTATCTAGCGCTAATGCACAGCTATTTGGCGCGAGAGAAGATAAGTTGCCACTTTGGTTTAAACGTCGCGATTGGGGTGTCAGTGTGGACTGTAAGTTGACTTCGTTCCTACCACCCAGCCTAGGTTTAGTTGATATGGAGTACAAGACGTTTAGTATTCGTGTTTCTAGCCCGGCTAGGGCAATCATGGAGTGTTTATATTTAACATCGGAAACAGAATCCTTAGTGGAAGCCTATCAGCTAATGGAAGGCTTGAATAACCTACGCCCAACGAGCGTTCAAACGCTTTTAGAAACCTGCTCATCTGTTAAGGTTAAGCGGTTGTTTTTGTTCATGGCGGAAAAAGCCGGACATGATTGGTTAAAGTATCTTCAGCTTGAAAAAATAGATTTGGGGTCGGGTAAGCGTTCGCTCGTCACCGATGGCGTTTATGTATCCAAGTATCAGATAACGATCCCTAAAGCCTTAGCTGGGGCGGTGTTGTGAATCAAATCTATCGAAAACAGGTTGCGCTTTTGTTAGATGTTTTGCCAGATGTGGCCAAAGAAACCTGTTTTGCGATGCACGGTGGAACGGCAATTAATTTGTTTGTACGAAATATGCCTCGTCTATCGATTGATATCGACTTAACTTTCCTTAAAATCGCTGGCCGAAATGAAACACTTGCAGGTATTAATGCCGCGTTACTACGAATAAAAGCGCGCATAGAAACGGTTCGCCCATCGGTGCGGATTGAGCATAAAGCTGAGGTTTGCAAACTTATTATTGAAGAGCGTGGCGTCATCATTAAAGTTGAAGTGAATATGATCAGCCGAGGGGTATTGGCTTCACCAAAAGCAATGATGCTTTGCGAAATGGCGCAGGAAGCATTTGATGTTTTTTGCGCGATGCGGATTGTGCCTATGGCTCAACTGTATGGAGGCAAACTCTGTGCGGCTCTTGACCGGCAGCATCCGCGAGATTTGTTTGATGTTAAACTGTTGTTTGAAAATGAAGGTTTTACAGAAGAAATAAAACAAGGGTTGATGTTTGGTCTTGTAAGCAGTAATAGACCGACACATGAGATGCTAAATCCGAACCTACAAGACCAGCGCACAGCCTTTGAACAGCAGTTTAAAGGGATGACCACGCACCCATTCAGTTACGAAGATTATGAAACAACTCGGTTTAAACTTATCGAGCTTATAAAAGCCGGTTTAAATGATCAGGATAAGGCGTTTTTACTGAGTGTGAACCGATTGGAGCCGGATTGGTCGATTTACGATTACAGACATTTTCCATCAGTTAAATGGAAATTACTCAACCTAGCCAAGTTTAAACAACTGAATCCTGTGAGTTACCAACAACAGTTGGGTGAACTTCAGGCTCTATTTACAGGCAACGTTTAATTGGATCGTGTAAGAAATGGCGCTGACGAAGCCATCCGCATTACGTTCGATCAATTGTTAGTGGAGTGAAAATAGGCTGTTAGCCACTTTTCAAGACATTAAGGTTTAAAATATGCCAGAAAAGCTAAAACCATTTAATCCGTTTGACTTCTTTGAAACGCAAGAAGAAATAAATGCTTATCTTCAAGAATGTTTTCGTGATGAAGATCCTAATGTATTCGTTAATGCACTGGGGCACTTAGCTAAACATCATGGAATAGCCGAGGTATCAAAGGCAACCGGTTTAAACCGAGAAAGTTTATACAAAACATTTAGCGGCAAAGTCCAACCCAAATGGGACACAATTGCCCGAGTAATGCGTGCGATTCATGTAGATATGATTGTTGAATTCGACACTGAACCCCGTTTTAAAACAATGGCGGCACAAGGCGATGTGAAAGAGGGCTTGGCTTTACTGGATAAGTTGGATGCGCATTTTAAAACTAATACTGAAACTAACTAAATTACGATTGGGCGGGTTTATGGATTTGCACCGTATCAGCAGGCTTGGTTGTATGAACATGATGTGCCGTTGGTCAAGTGTTGGCGCGAGCATTTGGGCATGACTCAAGCGGAATTAGCACAGGCTTCCGGTGTTCAACAATCGGCGATTGAGCGTATTGAGCCCAGCATTGATTACACCACGCAAAACCACGCTTGAAAACTCGCCAAAGTGTAAACATCCTCTAGTTAATGCCATGCATTTTTAGAGGTCTGTTCGTGCGTTTTTACCAACCGATATTCTGACGGTGTCAGATTACCAAGTGATGCCTGTTGTCGAGGGTTCGATCCCCTTCGACCGCCCAACTTTCCTGTCACTTCAAGCACTTATCTCTATTTAATTTTTGTTTTTTCTGTGATACTCGAGTTCTTCTGTAATCTACTACAGAATCACTTTTCC
This Thiomicrospira cyclica ALM1 DNA region includes the following protein-coding sequences:
- the recC gene encoding exodeoxyribonuclease V subunit gamma; the encoded protein is MFTLHTSNKTENLLAHLNKVFELQPLSTPFAREVFLIQSQGMERWLSQRIADAFGVCANVDFLFPGKFYNQIAQAIDSNLDSQFFEREQLIWRLDARLQDLSHADLQPLQSYLQGDQLAIKRFGLAQQLAQVFDQYQLMRPDLLASWQKNQTATTHPTEIWQRRLWLDLIADTDQPHRGKAWLQVIERLKQAPAGDTAAFALPERISVFGLTTMPPLLLDFLHALARHTQVHLYLMQPCEHYWGDIRSGKQMRIERLQPEQLAQIGEINHPLLSLLGQQGREFQQMILERGELDWEFDSFEAFGDESSPATAPTALTSLQNSLLNGQLNGKIPVTDDSIQLVSCHSPMRELEVLKDALLKQLDEDPSLELRDILVMAPDISVYEPFISAVFDNNTATTDTATSQLPFRYAIADRSLRSSNELLDTLINLLNLLSSRFEWHSVLDILERESVYPCFDLDASSLSSIRRWVADTHIRWGRNAEHRAQLQLPALEQNTWHAGLAQMMWGYVKQGTGIEIEGSAAQALGGLDAFVREVLFDYAERCAKPLTVQAWSKLLLNLIDKTLQDNAYNQLTPLREMIQKLAEMPSDASYPLSVIVRWLDLAAGEHKTSQGFLAGQLTFCSMLPMRSIPFKVIAILGLNDGDFPKIDRHPSFDLMGLAGQFRQGDRSARRDDRYQFLDALLSARHRLYISYIGQSIKTNADLAPSVVVSELLDTLDISPIKHPLHGFSQAYFAPVGTLSNGLRTYKTEASRIAQAFAQSQRFQRAPRWWQDVINAQQSAETQQPGLLIDELIRFARDPQMYFMQTVIGIRYDEIEQQQTASEPFALDALENYNLNQRLLKAKLTGDAQLDQLTSRLHQSGEWLSGTFGQIKLKQQLTDLAPIAELVQNTLNQIGEEQPAYWLSLDLAKEQLQGWLKHHAKGQVYFRYAQLKPKDYVQAWLWHLTSDLPTWLIGLENKNPVAHQFTPLAESDRLAQLNAWSALYKNGLSQPSPLIIEAAWAYVSAKKPEKAEEEARNQINEKVAGRKDWVTKTTHPPKPEMALLYQGMSVNELYSDEFLELTEKLIQPIWQALNASNTAEETHNDSF
- the folD gene encoding bifunctional methylenetetrahydrofolate dehydrogenase/methenyltetrahydrofolate cyclohydrolase FolD; its protein translation is MSANILDGKAIAAEVRAAIKAQVDERIEQDQLPPGLAVILVGENPASQVYVRNKKNACKEVGFADFAYDLPATTTQVDLLALIDELNANPEVHGILVQLPLPDHINPETVIERISPAKDVDGFHPYNVGRLATRMPKLAPCTPHGVMTMLAKTGIELRGLNAVVVGASNIVGVPMALELLNARATVTICHSATKDLPAKIAEADLVVVGVGIPNMVKGDWIKPGAIVIDVGINRLDNGRLCGDVEFESAKARASWITPVPGGVGPMTIATLLENTLVVAQAS
- a CDS encoding type IV toxin-antitoxin system AbiEi family antitoxin, encoding MDTEKITKINHLIGSQPLGIVLTSAWLKEQGYSLDLQKQYRKSRWLDSISTGAMIRHGDQVDYLGGVFALQNQLGLSVHPGAKTALNLQGKAHYLELSSANAQLFGAREDKLPLWFKRRDWGVSVDCKLTSFLPPSLGLVDMEYKTFSIRVSSPARAIMECLYLTSETESLVEAYQLMEGLNNLRPTSVQTLLETCSSVKVKRLFLFMAEKAGHDWLKYLQLEKIDLGSGKRSLVTDGVYVSKYQITIPKALAGAVL
- a CDS encoding nucleotidyl transferase AbiEii/AbiGii toxin family protein gives rise to the protein MNQIYRKQVALLLDVLPDVAKETCFAMHGGTAINLFVRNMPRLSIDIDLTFLKIAGRNETLAGINAALLRIKARIETVRPSVRIEHKAEVCKLIIEERGVIIKVEVNMISRGVLASPKAMMLCEMAQEAFDVFCAMRIVPMAQLYGGKLCAALDRQHPRDLFDVKLLFENEGFTEEIKQGLMFGLVSSNRPTHEMLNPNLQDQRTAFEQQFKGMTTHPFSYEDYETTRFKLIELIKAGLNDQDKAFLLSVNRLEPDWSIYDYRHFPSVKWKLLNLAKFKQLNPVSYQQQLGELQALFTGNV
- a CDS encoding addiction module antidote protein, with amino-acid sequence MPEKLKPFNPFDFFETQEEINAYLQECFRDEDPNVFVNALGHLAKHHGIAEVSKATGLNRESLYKTFSGKVQPKWDTIARVMRAIHVDMIVEFDTEPRFKTMAAQGDVKEGLALLDKLDAHFKTNTETN
- a CDS encoding helix-turn-helix transcriptional regulator, which translates into the protein MYEHDVPLVKCWREHLGMTQAELAQASGVQQSAIERIEPSIDYTTQNHA